A single window of Granulicella mallensis MP5ACTX8 DNA harbors:
- a CDS encoding ester cyclase codes for MSINDQSAIAKAVILRNTEEVQGKGDFDLFEELFAEDFIDHTPQPGTTPDKAGVRKLYTYIRVAFPDFRAEIHWQIAAGNRVTTYKTYYGTHEGPFLGVAPTHRKIHFETVDVMRVEDGKITDHWGVANLLSVMQQIGGWTPPADL; via the coding sequence ATGAGCATCAACGATCAGTCCGCCATTGCAAAAGCGGTCATTCTACGAAATACCGAAGAAGTTCAAGGCAAAGGAGACTTCGACCTCTTCGAGGAGTTGTTTGCCGAAGATTTCATCGATCACACACCCCAGCCGGGGACTACGCCCGACAAGGCCGGAGTACGTAAGCTCTACACCTACATCCGTGTTGCCTTTCCCGACTTTCGTGCCGAAATTCATTGGCAGATTGCCGCTGGAAATCGCGTAACGACCTACAAAACCTATTACGGCACGCACGAGGGACCCTTTCTGGGTGTCGCTCCAACGCATCGCAAGATCCACTTCGAGACGGTTGACGTAATGCGCGTCGAAGACGGCAAGATCACCGACCACTGGGGTGTGGCGAATCTCCTATCCGTGATGCAGCAGATCGGTGGATGGACCCCACCCGCGGATCTATAA
- a CDS encoding MarR family winged helix-turn-helix transcriptional regulator translates to MKKRSSDALHVWLVLNKAIQAISRYADMKIQGAGLGDSDFRVLEVLLHKGPLSVNTIGPKVNLTPGAISVAVDRLYNKGLVSRVESAEDRRIRIVELTQSGRELIVPVFRNHMETIGKVFSKLSPQELEQLEAMMKKVGRNAETLGGTNEGS, encoded by the coding sequence ATGAAAAAAAGATCATCGGATGCCCTTCATGTCTGGCTGGTGTTGAACAAGGCTATCCAGGCCATCTCGCGATATGCCGACATGAAGATTCAGGGTGCTGGTCTGGGAGACTCCGACTTCCGGGTCCTTGAGGTCCTCCTGCATAAAGGGCCTCTTTCTGTGAACACGATTGGGCCGAAGGTAAATCTCACTCCCGGCGCCATCAGCGTTGCGGTGGATCGTCTCTATAACAAGGGATTGGTCAGCCGGGTCGAGAGTGCGGAAGATCGTCGCATTCGCATCGTCGAACTCACACAGAGCGGAAGGGAACTCATCGTTCCCGTGTTCCGGAACCATATGGAGACGATAGGGAAGGTATTTTCCAAACTCTCCCCGCAGGAATTGGAACAACTGGAAGCGATGATGAAAAAAGTAGGCAGGAATGCCGAAACACTCGGCGGGACGAATGAGGGCTCCTAG
- a CDS encoding glycoside hydrolase family 31 protein, whose translation MPFFRRCTSYTFLSAFLFCGTAMAQQAVLTRGNATVVLEGYAPNILRVTMSLDKTYALKSPGVGITAEPDEAGWTQSSEGSGDGFRSNRMVVQVAPEGHGKASGTSADIARYFNGSAPHVGLRIETPDGKPILRMNDWEMAVPNHKDGSAAVLNDRREGDDPYFEVGATFAAPEDEHYYGLGQNQQGFLDLRSHSLECAHDYTAAGGPSVCVPFVVTNKGYAILWDNPSKTRVDFAFNEQTRWTSQVGQRVSFFVIVGDTYDQLYEGYRSLTGSVPMLPKSAYGYIQCKQRYASQKELLDVAHGYRDRHLPADVMVVDWFYFTKMGQMDMDPKQWPDPTAMNAELHKLGFHSMISVWPRFVPEDRYYDLLLKKGWFEHLADGTPTNGLPYDRAGSDIDTTNPEAARWYWDTIRENFVSKGFDSFWSDETEPDLPPNGSYLHVGPGTEYFNVYPYFHTKALYDGFRRDLPQTRALILSRDAYLGAQHNGAIFWSSDIAPTWDTLRRQVPTGLNFVASGMPYWSTDIGGWQYLPYSHTPAHLPLIDSSDARENVNHYDDYPELYVRWFQYATFQPTMRAHGSRNFNEVWSYGKQAEPILEKYLKLRYELMPYIYSLGYFSHQTGAPFMRGLFMDFGSDPNTASIGDEFMFGPALLVAPVTQQGATSRSVYLPAGSDWYNFWTNERVHGGQRVEVAAAIDTIPVFVRAGSILPLGVPIESTEQKQAIASVRVYPGADGDFTIYSDDGKTYAYEEGKSEITRLHWSEDKGKLEQTGAAVDIGVVTVVKK comes from the coding sequence ATGCCTTTCTTTCGTCGATGCACGAGCTATACCTTTCTTTCCGCATTTCTTTTCTGCGGTACGGCCATGGCCCAGCAGGCCGTACTCACGCGCGGCAACGCGACGGTGGTGCTGGAGGGATATGCTCCGAACATCCTCCGTGTCACGATGAGCCTCGACAAGACGTACGCGCTGAAGTCGCCGGGTGTGGGCATTACGGCTGAGCCGGATGAGGCAGGATGGACGCAATCCAGTGAAGGCAGCGGAGATGGTTTTCGCTCCAACCGGATGGTCGTGCAGGTTGCGCCGGAAGGCCATGGGAAGGCCAGCGGCACCAGTGCCGATATCGCCCGGTACTTCAATGGCTCTGCGCCCCACGTGGGCCTGCGCATCGAGACGCCCGACGGCAAACCGATTCTGCGCATGAACGATTGGGAGATGGCCGTACCGAACCACAAGGACGGCAGCGCCGCCGTGCTCAACGACCGCAGAGAGGGAGACGATCCTTACTTTGAGGTAGGGGCAACGTTCGCGGCTCCTGAAGACGAACACTACTACGGCCTGGGACAGAACCAGCAGGGTTTCCTGGATCTGCGTAGCCACTCATTGGAATGCGCGCACGACTACACAGCCGCAGGTGGCCCGAGTGTCTGCGTTCCCTTTGTGGTGACGAACAAGGGCTACGCGATTCTGTGGGACAACCCGTCGAAGACACGCGTCGACTTCGCGTTCAACGAGCAGACGCGCTGGACCTCGCAGGTGGGACAGCGGGTTTCGTTTTTCGTGATTGTGGGCGACACGTACGACCAGCTCTATGAGGGCTATCGCAGCCTTACCGGCAGTGTTCCGATGCTGCCGAAATCGGCCTATGGCTACATCCAGTGCAAGCAGCGTTATGCCTCGCAGAAAGAACTGCTGGACGTGGCGCATGGCTATCGCGACCGGCACCTTCCCGCCGACGTGATGGTGGTGGACTGGTTCTACTTCACGAAGATGGGGCAGATGGATATGGACCCGAAGCAGTGGCCCGATCCGACGGCCATGAACGCGGAGCTGCACAAGCTGGGCTTCCACAGCATGATCAGCGTGTGGCCACGCTTTGTGCCGGAGGACCGCTACTACGATCTGCTGCTCAAGAAGGGCTGGTTCGAACATCTTGCTGATGGAACGCCGACCAATGGACTGCCCTACGATCGCGCGGGCTCCGATATCGACACGACGAATCCTGAAGCAGCGCGGTGGTACTGGGATACGATTCGCGAAAACTTTGTGAGCAAGGGCTTCGATTCTTTCTGGTCCGATGAGACAGAGCCCGACCTGCCTCCGAATGGGAGTTATCTGCATGTTGGGCCGGGGACGGAGTACTTCAATGTCTATCCGTACTTCCACACCAAGGCTTTGTATGACGGCTTCCGGCGCGACCTGCCGCAGACGCGCGCGTTGATCCTCTCACGCGATGCCTATCTGGGAGCGCAGCACAATGGCGCGATCTTCTGGTCGTCGGACATCGCTCCAACGTGGGACACGTTGCGACGGCAGGTACCGACGGGACTGAACTTTGTTGCCTCAGGCATGCCGTACTGGAGTACCGATATCGGCGGGTGGCAGTATCTTCCCTACTCGCATACGCCTGCGCATCTGCCTCTGATCGATTCCAGCGATGCACGCGAGAACGTGAATCATTACGACGACTATCCTGAGCTGTATGTGCGCTGGTTCCAGTACGCGACGTTTCAGCCGACAATGCGTGCGCATGGAAGCCGCAACTTCAACGAGGTCTGGTCTTATGGAAAGCAGGCCGAGCCGATCCTTGAGAAGTATCTGAAGCTGCGCTATGAGTTGATGCCGTACATCTATTCGCTTGGATATTTTTCGCACCAGACCGGCGCGCCGTTTATGCGTGGGCTGTTCATGGACTTCGGCAGCGATCCCAATACGGCCTCTATCGGCGATGAGTTTATGTTCGGGCCAGCATTGCTGGTGGCTCCGGTTACGCAGCAGGGTGCGACGAGCCGGTCGGTGTATCTGCCTGCAGGCAGCGACTGGTACAACTTCTGGACCAACGAGCGTGTTCATGGCGGACAGCGTGTGGAAGTTGCCGCCGCGATCGACACGATTCCGGTCTTTGTGCGAGCCGGTTCGATTCTGCCGCTAGGTGTGCCGATCGAAAGCACGGAGCAGAAGCAGGCGATCGCCAGCGTGCGTGTTTATCCCGGGGCTGATGGGGACTTCACGATCTATAGCGACGATGGCAAGACGTATGCGTATGAAGAGGGCAAGAGCGAGATTACGCGTCTTCACTGGTCGGAGGATAAGGGCAAGTTGGAGCAGACGGGGGCGGCGGTGGATATAGGCGTGGTGACAGTCGTGAAGAAGTGA
- a CDS encoding glycoside hydrolase family 3 C-terminal domain-containing protein: MLAQKFSLSLNSKTTVPVRTAFLLLCLVPVASVMAAQKVAAPPVYLDSHADPESRVTALLAAMTLDEKIHALSTDPSVPRLGVAGTNHVEGLHGLALGGPGHWEGHSEGRTMLNVIPTTQFPQSRGLGQTWDPALLQKAAAQEAYETRFAFGKYHRGGLVVRAPNADLSRDPRWGRGEESYGEDPFLVGTLATAFAHGLQGDDPHVWMTASLLKHFLANSNEDGRDGSSSNFDARLFHEYYAVPFRMAIEEGHADAMMTSYNAWNSVPMTANPVVRDVVMAQWGLDGIVCTDAGALTNMVKQHHTYATMPEAAAAAIHAGINQFLDDYQQPVRDALQQKLITEQDIDRNLRGVYRVMLHLGLLDPTANSPYSHIGAFDQAQSDPWNTEAPRALVRRATDESIVLLKNTGGALPLDAAKLKSIAVIGQWGDTVALDWYSGTPLLSVTPVEGIRRRAAGASVVFNDGKDEAAAAALAARSEAVIVIVGNHPTCDAGWNKCALPSEGKEAIDRKSLTLPDESLVKAVLAANPHAVVVLQTSFPYTTNWTQEHAPAILEITHNSEEQGTALADVLFGDYNPAGRLTQTWPASLEQLPPMMDYDLRHGRTYLYAEKAPLYPFGFGLSYTSFAYSDLTVTQRGKSIAVQVTVANTGSRAGDEVVQIYAAHQGSTVPRPIEELKAFRRVALRAGEKQVVRFEMPVTSLAYWDEATHRFIVEGDRVEFRAAASSADVRLKHTLLVQP; encoded by the coding sequence ATGTTGGCCCAGAAATTCTCTCTCTCTCTCAACTCCAAAACAACGGTGCCCGTCCGCACTGCGTTTCTCCTGCTATGCCTGGTTCCAGTGGCGTCCGTGATGGCTGCACAAAAGGTGGCAGCACCTCCTGTGTATCTGGACTCGCATGCTGATCCGGAGAGCCGCGTCACCGCGCTGCTGGCTGCCATGACGCTCGACGAGAAGATCCATGCGCTCAGCACGGACCCCTCCGTGCCTCGGCTCGGTGTCGCTGGAACCAATCATGTCGAAGGCCTGCATGGCCTTGCGCTCGGAGGACCGGGACATTGGGAGGGCCATTCGGAGGGGCGCACGATGCTGAATGTCATTCCTACAACGCAGTTTCCGCAGTCGCGTGGGCTAGGACAGACATGGGACCCTGCCCTGCTGCAGAAGGCGGCAGCGCAGGAGGCCTATGAGACGCGCTTTGCCTTTGGCAAATATCATCGCGGAGGTTTAGTGGTCCGCGCACCGAACGCCGACCTAAGCCGCGATCCCCGCTGGGGACGTGGTGAAGAGAGCTATGGTGAAGATCCTTTCCTCGTCGGCACGCTCGCCACTGCGTTTGCGCATGGGCTCCAAGGCGACGATCCGCATGTCTGGATGACAGCCTCACTGCTCAAGCACTTCCTGGCCAACAGCAACGAGGACGGCCGCGATGGTTCGTCGTCCAACTTCGACGCGCGGCTCTTTCATGAGTACTACGCTGTTCCCTTTCGCATGGCGATTGAAGAGGGACATGCCGATGCCATGATGACCTCTTACAACGCCTGGAACAGCGTGCCGATGACGGCCAATCCCGTGGTTCGCGATGTGGTGATGGCGCAGTGGGGTCTCGACGGCATCGTCTGCACGGATGCCGGTGCACTTACCAACATGGTGAAGCAGCACCATACGTATGCCACGATGCCGGAGGCTGCGGCGGCGGCTATTCATGCGGGGATCAACCAATTTCTCGACGACTATCAGCAACCGGTGCGCGATGCGCTGCAGCAGAAGCTCATCACGGAACAGGACATCGATCGCAACTTGCGCGGCGTCTACCGGGTGATGCTGCATCTTGGCCTGCTCGATCCGACGGCAAACTCTCCCTACTCTCATATTGGCGCATTCGATCAAGCGCAGAGCGATCCGTGGAATACGGAAGCTCCGCGAGCGCTTGTACGCCGCGCTACCGATGAATCGATTGTGCTGCTGAAGAACACGGGCGGAGCGCTGCCGCTCGATGCGGCGAAGCTGAAGTCCATCGCTGTTATCGGCCAGTGGGGTGATACCGTGGCGCTGGATTGGTACAGCGGAACACCGCTGCTCTCCGTGACTCCGGTTGAAGGCATTCGGCGGCGGGCTGCCGGGGCTTCGGTGGTGTTCAACGATGGCAAGGACGAAGCAGCAGCGGCGGCTCTGGCGGCACGTTCGGAGGCCGTGATTGTGATCGTCGGCAACCATCCCACGTGCGATGCGGGGTGGAACAAATGCGCTCTGCCCAGCGAGGGCAAGGAGGCCATCGACCGCAAGAGTCTGACGTTGCCCGACGAGTCGCTGGTGAAGGCAGTGCTTGCCGCCAATCCGCATGCTGTCGTGGTGCTGCAGACCAGCTTTCCGTACACCACGAACTGGACGCAGGAGCATGCGCCCGCCATCCTCGAGATCACGCACAACAGTGAAGAGCAAGGCACGGCACTGGCGGATGTTCTCTTTGGCGACTACAACCCGGCGGGCCGTTTGACGCAGACGTGGCCTGCCTCGCTCGAACAGCTTCCCCCGATGATGGACTACGACCTGCGGCACGGGCGCACCTATCTCTACGCCGAGAAGGCACCGCTCTATCCGTTCGGCTTCGGCCTCAGCTATACCAGCTTTGCTTATAGCGATCTCACGGTCACGCAGCGCGGCAAGTCCATCGCCGTGCAGGTGACGGTTGCTAACACGGGATCGCGCGCGGGAGACGAGGTGGTGCAGATCTATGCCGCACACCAGGGTTCAACGGTGCCACGTCCCATCGAAGAGTTGAAGGCGTTTCGGCGCGTTGCGTTACGCGCAGGAGAGAAACAAGTTGTTCGTTTCGAGATGCCAGTCACCAGCCTCGCCTACTGGGACGAGGCAACACATCGCTTTATCGTCGAAGGTGATCGCGTCGAATTTCGTGCGGCCGCTTCCTCTGCCGATGTTCGTTTGAAGCACACGCTGCTGGTACAGCCGTAG
- a CDS encoding TonB-dependent receptor produces the protein MTPRLRFLFQQILRTTSFSIGARIPNRFRREGKAFGRLIALVPLCLLLMTPLLRGQLTTGSLSGTAMDSSGAAVPGASIVLLNEASRDERRTVSNSVGHFTFAAVEPGTYTVTVSAANFKSWKQSGLAMNPGDTREVAGIALAVGASSETVEVEAGAANLLPTDSGERSAILSSKDIERLSLEGRNISELLKVLPGVTSVPNGIGNGVGFDFTASSSTGSTIGVGLSPGGAPYRGGTSYILDGANIIDPGCNCWSIAVVNPDMTQEVKVQTSNFGADSPNGPVIVNAISKSGSAKYHGQAYLYARNSALNANSWANDNQGSPKQEAHYYYPGGNVGGPIKVPGTDFNHNNKLLFWAGYEYYSQLLPSAAPLESYVPTAAMEAGNFTSGGAGNSALCPSGFSPSATNWCNDLSKSVAPDGTPITGGVIPSQYLDAGAAALMKMFPAANANPASTPGGYNFYLPVTTQANGYVWRARVDYNLSENTKLFFTYQTGSNGSSQPAHIYYNPSYAAPYQGGTINNPTVSRVLTGNFVHIFSATLTNEFVAAWGYASSPYQPDNLQAAYKSTLGYGYGTIYSSAAQLAPSINSAGAQTFPDLSQPDLWEVGGSYPTVKANPAFSDNVTKVYKSHTIKFGAYTDLASNRQGTYAYPNGNLSFNSGLQPNVANPTVRIGSINPVANLVMGIATAFTQNNYMPIEDMAYRTTSAYLMDDWKVTSRLTVNLGLRWDHVGRWYDRQGTGLAVWLPGNYTSEVNSGKVYPGVSWHALNPGIPVGGSPTRLAFTSPRAAMAWNLDGAGRTVIRGGWGEYRWNDQFNDYAGDLSTSQLMTTYNSPSGQSVTLSHLGDLGATAAASAALPSAVSAADPNDYNVPNTAAWNLTIDRQLPWQSLFEIAYVGNTTRHLLMGGQSSGSSIGGSGFSNVNKIPVGGLFQPDPVTGAAAPADPDNTSTYKLNDYYPYQAGYGSNAITVNQHVGYSNYHGLQIAWLKQAGRLSFDVNYTWSKSLGIINSTVDAFNVRGNYGILNIDRPQVINTSYAYDIGKVYRGDHRLISGTVNGWTISGTTTWQSGGNLQAQDTQNLGLTILNTAKNESLTSNTYFGTNANQILPIMTCNPRSGLQSRQLLNLSCFSAPAVGHQGLRQFPYLSGPAYDNSDLTIYKTFRITGQQNVQFRVSAFNFLNHPLGGFSTSNDITLKYATNDGTTFTPNVASGLPAGYTWGTLDTKSGSARVMELSLKYSF, from the coding sequence ATGACCCCAAGACTTAGATTCCTGTTCCAGCAGATCCTGAGAACAACATCGTTTTCAATAGGGGCCCGGATTCCGAACAGGTTCAGACGTGAGGGGAAGGCGTTCGGCAGACTGATCGCTCTCGTGCCGCTTTGCCTTCTGCTCATGACTCCGCTGTTGCGCGGACAACTGACGACCGGAAGCCTCTCCGGCACGGCCATGGACTCCAGCGGTGCCGCGGTGCCCGGCGCGAGTATCGTTCTGCTTAACGAGGCGAGCCGCGACGAGCGTCGGACGGTGAGCAACAGCGTGGGGCACTTCACCTTTGCAGCGGTTGAGCCGGGCACCTATACGGTGACGGTCTCGGCGGCCAACTTCAAATCTTGGAAACAATCAGGCCTTGCGATGAACCCCGGCGATACCCGTGAGGTGGCCGGGATCGCCCTGGCGGTGGGCGCCTCCAGCGAGACCGTCGAGGTCGAGGCCGGTGCCGCCAATCTGCTGCCGACCGATTCAGGAGAGCGCTCGGCGATTCTAAGCTCCAAAGACATCGAGCGGCTTTCGCTGGAGGGCCGCAATATCTCGGAACTCCTCAAGGTCCTTCCCGGCGTCACCAGCGTTCCCAACGGTATCGGTAACGGCGTAGGCTTTGACTTCACCGCCTCCTCTTCGACGGGAAGCACCATCGGCGTGGGACTCTCCCCGGGTGGCGCACCCTATCGCGGCGGCACGTCCTACATCCTCGACGGCGCGAACATCATCGATCCAGGTTGCAACTGCTGGTCGATTGCCGTGGTGAACCCGGACATGACCCAGGAGGTAAAAGTTCAGACGTCGAACTTCGGCGCCGACAGTCCCAACGGTCCGGTGATCGTCAACGCCATCAGCAAGAGCGGCTCCGCCAAGTACCACGGACAGGCTTATCTGTACGCCCGCAACAGCGCGCTCAACGCGAACTCCTGGGCCAACGACAATCAAGGCAGCCCCAAGCAGGAGGCCCACTACTACTACCCCGGCGGCAATGTAGGCGGTCCGATCAAGGTCCCCGGAACGGACTTCAACCATAACAACAAGCTGCTCTTCTGGGCCGGCTACGAGTACTACAGCCAGCTCCTTCCCTCAGCCGCTCCGCTCGAGTCTTATGTGCCGACGGCGGCCATGGAGGCAGGCAACTTCACCTCCGGCGGAGCAGGCAACTCCGCGCTCTGTCCCAGCGGTTTCAGCCCCTCCGCCACCAACTGGTGCAATGATCTGTCCAAGTCTGTTGCCCCCGATGGCACACCGATCACCGGAGGCGTGATTCCTTCGCAGTACCTGGACGCCGGCGCGGCGGCGTTGATGAAGATGTTCCCCGCCGCCAATGCCAATCCGGCCAGTACGCCCGGAGGCTACAACTTCTATCTGCCTGTCACCACGCAGGCGAACGGCTATGTGTGGCGCGCCCGGGTGGACTACAACCTCAGCGAGAACACGAAGCTCTTCTTTACCTATCAGACCGGAAGCAACGGTTCCTCGCAGCCGGCGCATATTTACTACAACCCCAGCTATGCCGCGCCGTACCAGGGCGGCACCATCAACAATCCCACCGTTTCGCGGGTTCTGACGGGCAACTTCGTACATATCTTCAGCGCAACGCTCACCAATGAGTTCGTCGCCGCGTGGGGATATGCCAGCAGCCCTTATCAGCCGGACAATCTTCAGGCAGCGTATAAGTCCACGCTGGGCTATGGCTACGGAACGATCTACAGCAGCGCCGCACAGCTTGCGCCCTCGATCAACAGCGCCGGAGCACAGACCTTTCCTGACTTGTCTCAACCCGATCTGTGGGAGGTAGGAGGTTCCTATCCTACGGTCAAGGCTAATCCAGCTTTCTCCGACAACGTCACCAAGGTCTATAAGTCGCACACCATCAAGTTCGGAGCGTATACCGACCTCGCCAGCAATCGCCAGGGAACCTACGCTTATCCGAACGGCAACCTCTCGTTCAACAGCGGGCTGCAGCCTAACGTAGCTAATCCAACAGTGCGCATCGGCTCCATCAATCCGGTCGCGAACCTGGTGATGGGCATTGCCACTGCCTTTACCCAGAATAACTACATGCCGATCGAAGATATGGCTTACCGCACCACCTCTGCCTACCTGATGGACGACTGGAAGGTCACGAGCCGACTTACAGTGAACCTGGGTCTGCGCTGGGACCATGTCGGCCGCTGGTACGACCGGCAAGGAACAGGGTTGGCGGTCTGGCTCCCCGGAAATTATACGAGCGAGGTCAACTCAGGGAAGGTCTATCCCGGCGTCTCCTGGCATGCCCTCAATCCCGGCATCCCTGTAGGCGGCTCGCCGACGCGGCTGGCCTTTACCTCACCACGAGCTGCCATGGCCTGGAATCTCGATGGTGCGGGCCGTACCGTCATCCGCGGCGGATGGGGTGAGTATCGCTGGAACGACCAATTCAACGACTATGCCGGGGACCTTAGCACGTCACAGTTGATGACCACCTATAACTCGCCCAGCGGGCAGTCCGTGACTCTTTCGCACCTTGGTGATCTTGGCGCGACTGCGGCTGCCAGTGCGGCCCTTCCAAGCGCTGTCAGTGCGGCGGACCCGAACGACTATAACGTTCCGAACACTGCTGCCTGGAATCTCACGATCGACAGGCAGCTCCCCTGGCAGTCGCTGTTCGAGATTGCGTATGTCGGCAACACCACGCGCCACCTGTTGATGGGTGGCCAGAGCAGTGGTTCCTCCATTGGCGGTTCCGGCTTCAGCAACGTGAATAAGATTCCTGTTGGCGGCCTCTTTCAACCGGACCCCGTAACGGGTGCGGCGGCCCCGGCCGATCCCGATAACACCTCCACCTACAAGCTCAACGACTACTACCCCTATCAAGCCGGTTATGGTTCGAACGCCATTACGGTGAACCAGCATGTCGGCTACTCCAACTACCATGGGCTGCAGATCGCGTGGCTCAAGCAGGCAGGCCGCCTGTCCTTCGATGTGAACTACACGTGGTCGAAGTCGCTGGGCATTATCAACAGCACGGTCGATGCGTTCAACGTGCGTGGCAACTATGGCATCTTGAATATCGATCGTCCCCAGGTGATCAATACTTCGTATGCCTATGACATCGGCAAGGTGTATCGCGGAGACCACCGGCTGATTAGCGGCACCGTCAATGGCTGGACGATCTCCGGCACCACGACCTGGCAGTCGGGCGGAAACCTGCAGGCGCAGGATACACAGAATCTTGGGCTGACGATTCTCAACACGGCGAAGAATGAATCGCTGACTTCGAATACTTACTTCGGAACCAATGCGAACCAGATCCTGCCGATTATGACCTGCAATCCGAGGAGTGGATTGCAGTCGCGGCAATTGCTGAACCTCTCCTGCTTTAGCGCGCCTGCTGTGGGGCATCAGGGGTTGAGGCAGTTCCCTTATCTGAGTGGGCCCGCTTATGACAACTCGGATCTGACTATTTATAAAACCTTCCGCATTACTGGACAGCAGAATGTGCAATTCCGTGTGTCGGCGTTCAACTTCCTGAATCATCCCCTGGGAGGGTTTAGTACGAGCAACGACATTACGCTCAAGTACGCTACGAATGACGGTACGACGTTTACACCGAATGTGGCTTCGGGGCTGCCTGCGGGGTATACGTGGGGGACTTTGGATACGAAGTCGGGGAGTGCGAGGGTGATGGAGTTGTCGCTGAAGTACAGCTTCTAG